In Paralichthys olivaceus isolate ysfri-2021 chromosome 13, ASM2471397v2, whole genome shotgun sequence, the following are encoded in one genomic region:
- the col6a4a gene encoding collagen alpha-6(VI) chain isoform X2 has translation MTCGHDAESAPRWFHRQTWGPHEAPRGGSSESLSLPSCRSVFEPEPGREKPESHSANMEGRRRLLLGLIIAACFYGNTAQRTVCTQEAVADIIFMVDGSWSIGTLNFEQIRQFLYTLVNSFDVGSDHVRIGLVQYSTTPRTEFLLNTYQDKADILKHISKLPYMGGGTQTGQGLDFMMKEHFVERAGSRANQKVPQIAVVITDGKSQDNVESHAQDLKRKGIVLYAIGIKDADEDQLKEIANEPHSQHVYSVSDFTALQGISQSIVQTLCTTVEEAKRQLLQLSQDCAKATVADVVFLVDGSSSIGIPNFQEGQRFIRSVAEGLDIGRDKVRVGLAQYSDEPHQEFLLKDHMDKQSLLNAIDAFPYRAGGTQTGKAINFLIDTYFTEAAGSRAAQRVPQIAVIITDGDSTDDVIEPAKRLRKHGVIVFAIGVGNANINELQSIASRPTERFQFTIHSYQALAALKEVLLQTVCVSMEDRRQALAERFSDIFFLVDSSLSQAEFQQIRNLLNRLINQLKVGESAYRFGLAQYAQDTKVEFYLNTFQTKAETLAAVKRFRLRPLKPKEPCNLGGALQNASTQFFTVEAGGRAEQGYQQYLVVIGGKKSNDPVYKQSRQVKAEGVTVVGMSFTPSTDMRVIATAPYVYDSISNAVPVLRALFEKQDQEATPTGDCKAAKFADIVFIVDVSWSIGTSNFQLVRTFLHSIVSGFEVSESKVRVGIVSYSDKPKANIYLDTFDNKEELLNFIKILPYNGGNTKTGAALNYTRDNVFIEARGSRIGSGVQQVAVVITDGESQDNVSRAAAYLRRAGVTVYSVGVQNANRAELAEMASHPANKHVFIVDSFVKLKSLEQNLQKVLCVNILRQAVSVQTRRTDIKEGCVQTDEADIFFLIDHSGSIWPSDFNDMKKFIIEFLKTFRIGPDHVRVGVAKYADSPNLEFDLTTHMDASTLEKAVEGIKQIGGGTETGKALKFMSSHFDRAETTRGHKVPEYLVVITDGKSADEVKVPASELKAQGIIIYAIGVKSADQEELLEIASDSKKMFFVNNFDALKPIKDEIITDICSPNACKGRPSDLLFLIDSSGSIDYQDYNKMKGFMKSVIDKSIIAQNEVHVGVMQFSTSPILVFPLNRHYSKEDLSKAIDDMTQLGGGTHTGEAITDVSQYFDASRGGRPDLSQRLVVITDGEAQDLVKGPAEALRAKGVIIYAIGVMNANTTQLLEISGSKDKVYAEQNFDALQELESQVAMELCDPSRECKKTERADIIFLVDGSTSINETEFKSMQRFMESMVNQSTVGKNLTRFGVIIFSNEPECNFTLKQYSSKREVRQAIEALKSPNGDTYTGKALKYSLPFFDAEHGGRAALQVPQILMVITDGDATDRYTLVAPSEALRDKGISVFSIGVKGANITQLEIMAGHDKSRVFFVDKFEALETLFNNVTEVLCNATKPVCEKEKADLVFLVDQSSSISREDYTIMKNFTIELVNSFKVGEDLVRVGLAQFSSRLQDEFYLNQFYSEQSVTKHILDMQKSDGGTNIGLALDSIREYFEASRGSRISAGISQNLVLITDGESQDDVVGAAQRLRALGIEIFAVGIGNAHDQELVQITGSPERRFNVKNFGSLETIKQKVVNTICKSKPGDTPEKGCTIDIAMGFDISSRTGAPGGKLVSGHTKLEAFLPVIGRYVSSVSGLCCVGTSPIKTKIAFRVVSPDGRFLYDSNFDVHREDVVNKVMAVNLTEPTRFNTALLKSFGEKFSDQSRAEVKVLVIFSDGLDEDEMKLKHESELLRKSGISALLVVALEGVRDSAQLQMVEFGRGFGYNLPLSIGMQSVGSAILKQIDTVSDRECCNVMCKCLGHEGIRGSRGPPGSKGSSGQKGYPGFPGEEGVAGERGGPGPSGPQGMQGCSGLRGPKGYRGLRGNRGENGEDGLDGVNGEQGLTGNKGDPGERGDPGNPGIPGIRGEAGLKGQRGLRGDPGESGADNTTPGSKGEPGNPGLPGSPGEDGNSGESGVVGNLGPDGRRGPPGEKGASGRPGDAGVPGSPGASGPQGSRGVRGQPGPRGGAGLPGPQGGPGVAGAPGSVGRRGANGQKGQPGDPGDKGGPGTPGPRGMPGQDGRDGHGPPGPTGVKGDPGFPGYPGRVGEEGVQGPKGYPGRKGNRGQGGNSGLPGESGVTGEPGYPGHRGPRGPPGKRNMNECQLVTYIRDNCACSIGQSECPAYPTELVFGLDMSENVTTTSFERQRSALLSLLEDVAIAESNCPKGARVAVVGYSAYTKYLIRFQDYHRKKQLIELVRNIALERTSNRRQLAATMHFVGQNVFKRVRSGIMMRKVAVFFSDGPSQDVTDIVTAVMEYRAQNIIPAVISLRNAPAVGRALEADDSGHSIFSVLGRDMSADLKKVKNCAICYDPCKRAEECAFIREPVPPQEVDVDLVMVVDSSREVQADEYAGVQQLLGSVVEQLAVSSQPRRAGRQARVAVVQQSGTQAPKVEFGLQAYQDHNTMKRHLVRNMKQQSGSSALGQTLEFTLNEVFLKATQPRSKKVLLAVVGTQTISTDQAKLQYISQKAKCEGVAVFVVAVGDRYSRAQVEALASLPVRQHLIHVDRPKANEQGYTQRFFRVFLSALNKGLISYHPQALKLTCDQLNGQSGGQTVFNGQDQEDFTEEAEGTFQEQTGRQTQTGQLDVLEALSRQTIISGGNDPSILTPPQLNSFASKDACFLGQDPGSCQDYTMAWFFDTEQNECSRFWFGGCGGNENRFKTQEECENLCLTKS, from the exons GAAGAGAGAAACCCGAGAGCCATTCAGCCAACATGGAGGGGAGGCGGCGTCTTCTCCTCGGCCTCATCATAGCAGCGTGTTTCTATGGTAACACTGCTCAGAGAACAG TCTGCACACAAGAGGCCGTAGCTGACATCATCTTCATGGTGGACGGGTCGTGGAGCATCGGTACCCTGAACTTCGAGCAGATCCGTCAGTTTCTTTACACGCTGGTCAACAGCTTCGATGTCGGGTCTGACCACGTTCGCATTGGCTTGGTCCAGTACAGCACCACACCTCGCACCGAGTTCCTACTGAACACCTATCAGGACAAGGCAGACATCCTCAAGCACATCAGCAAGTTACCTTACATGGGGGGCGGCACCCAGACAGGACAGGGCTTGGACTTTATGATGAAAGAGCACTTTGTGGAGAGAGCCGGGAGCCGGGCTAACCAGAAGGTGCCGCAGATAGCTGTGGTGATCACTGACGGCAAATCACAAGACAATGTAGAGTCCCACGCCCAAGATCTGAAGCGTAAGGGAATAGTTTTATATGCAATCGGTATCAAAGATGCAGACGAAGACCAACTGAAAGAGATAGCGAATGAGCCGCACAGCCAGCATGTCTACAGCGTGTCTGACTTCACTGCTCTGCAGGGAATTTCTCAGAGCATTGTCCAGACGCTGTGCACGACCGTGGAAGAAGCCAAACGACAACTCCTGCAATTGTCTCAAG ACTGTGCCAAAGCTACTGTGGCCGACGTCGTTTTCCTCGTCGACGGCTCCTCCAGCATCGGCATCCCTAACTTTCAGGAGGGTCAGAGATTTATTCGCAGTGTTGCCGAAGGTCTGGACATTGGCCGTGACAAAGTTCGGGTTGGCTTGGCACAGTATAGTGATGAACCTCACCAGGAGTTCCTGCTGAAGGATCACATGGACAAGCAATCCCTGCTTAATGCAATAGACGCATTTCCCTACCGAGCAGGCGGCACTCAAACCGGCAAGGCCATCAACTTCCTCATTGACACGTACTTTACAGAAGCGGCCGGGAGCCGCGCCGCACAACGAGTGCCTCAGATCGCTGTGATCATCACAGATGGGGACTCCACAGATGATGTGATAGAGCCGGCTAAGCGCCTGCGGAAGCACGGGGTGATTGTTTTCGCCATCGGGGTCGGAAATGCCAACATAAATGAGCTTCAGTCCATCGCCAGCAGACCTACAGAGCGCTTCCAATTCACCATCCATAGTTACCAAGCTCTCGCGGCGCTGAAAGAGGTCCTACTGCAAACTGTTTGTGTCTCCATGGAGGATCGGAGACAAG cgTTGGCAGAAaggttttcagacattttcttccTCGTGGACAGCAGCTTAAGTCAAGCAGAGTTTCAGCAGATCAGGAACCTCCTCAACCGACTGATCAATCAACTTAAAGTCGGAGAATCTGCCTACCGTTTTGGCTTGGCTCAGTATGCTCAAGATACCAAGGTAGAATTTTATCTCAACACTTTCCAAACCAAGGCAGAGACCCTGGCCGCTGTTAAGCGTTTCCGCCTGCGTCCACTGAAACCTAAAGAGCCGTGTAACCTGGGCGGTGCACTGCAGAATGCAAGCACTCAGTTTTTCACCGTTGAAGCAGGAGGTCGTGCAGAGCAAGGATACCAACAGTATCTGGTTGTTATTGGTGGAAAGAAGTCAAATGATCCTGTGTATAAGCAGTCTCGTCAGGTCAAAGCAGAAGGAGTAACTGTGGTCGGGATGAGTTTCACTCCATCGACAGATATGCGTGTCATAGCCACGGCACCATATGTCTACGATTCTATCAGCAATGCTGTACCTGTACTGAGAgctctctttgaaaaacaggaCCAGGAAGCAACTCCTACTGGAG ATTGCAAAGCAGCAAAATTTGCCGACATCGTTTTCATTGTTGATGTGTCCTGGAGCATCGGAACTTCCAACTTCCAACTTGTCCGCACTTTCCTCCACTCAATTGTGAGTGGGTTTGAAGTCAGTGAATCCAAAGTCAGAGTTGGCATCGTGTCTTACAGTGACAAGCCCAAAGCAAACATCTACCTCGACACCTTCGATAACAAGGAGGAACTGCTGAACTTCATCAAAATTCTGCCGTACAATGGAGGTAATACAAAGACTGGAGCGGCACTAAATTACACACGAGACAATGTCTTTATCGAGGCGAGAGGAAGCAGGATAGGGAGTGGCGTTCAGCAGGTGGCGGTCGTGATCACTGATGGGGAATCCCAGGACAAtgtgagcagagcagcagcttacCTCCGTCGGGCTGGAGTCACTGTTTACTCTGTTGGAGTCCAAAATGCCAACCGGGCCGAGCTGGCAGAGATGGCGTCTCATCCCGCCAATAAGCATGTGTTTATTGTTGACAGTTTTGTCAAACTGAAATCTCTGGAACAGAACCTGCAGAAAGTTCTTTGCGTTAACATTCTACGTCAAGCCGTCTCCGTCCAAACAAGAAGAACTGATATCAAAGAAG GGTGTGTACAAACCGATGAAGCAGATATCTTCTTCCTGATTGATCACTCAGGAAGTATTTGGCCCTCAGACTTCAATGACATGAAGAAGTTCATCATAGAGTTTCTTAAAACCTTCCGCATTGGCCCAGATCATGTCCGTGTAGGAGTGGCAAAATATGCAGATTCACCAAACTTAGAGTTTGATCTGACAACTCACATGGATGCCAGCACATTGGAGAAAGCAGTGGAGGGAATCAAACAAATAGGAGGcgggacagagacaggaaaagcATTGAAATTCATGAGCTCACATTTTGACAGAGCGGAGACCACCCGAGGACACAAAGTCCCTGAGTACCTGGTGGTCATCACTgatggaaaatctgctgatgaGGTCAAGGTTCCGGCGAGTGAACTGAAGGCCCAGGGCATCATTATCTATGCCATCGGGGTGAAAAGTGCAGATCAAGAGGAGCTGCTTGAGATTGCCAGTGATTCAAAGAAGATGTTCTTTGTCAATAATTTTGATGCCCTAAAGCCAATCAAGGATGAAATCATCACAGACATCTGTTCTCCAAATG CTTGCAAAGGCAGACCAAGCGACCTCCTctttttgattgacagctcagggAGCATCGATTACCAGGACTACAATAAAATGAAAGGCTTCATGAAATCTGTCATTGACAAGTCCATAATCGCGCAGAACGAGGTGCATGTTGGTGTCATGCAGTTCAGCACAAGCCCAATACTTGTGTTCCCGCTCAACCGCCACTACAGCAAAGAGGACCTGTCCAAAGCCATTGATGATATGACGCAGCTTGGTGGAGGCACACACACGGGTGAAGCCATCACAGATGTGTCGCAGTATTTTGATGCAAGCAGAGGAGGCCGTCCTGATTTGAGCCAGAGGCTGGTGGTGATAACAGATGGTGAGGCCCAAGATCTGGTCAAAGGACCCGCAGAGGCTCTGAGAGCCAAGGGAGTGATTATCTATGCCATTGGAGTTATGAATGCTAACACCACCCAACTGCTGGAGATCAGCGGTTCAAAAGACAAGGTATATGCTGAGCAGAACTTTGACGCATTGCAGGAGTTGGAGAGCCAGGTGGCTATGGAGCTCTGTGATCCATCGAGAG AGTGTAAGAAGACAGAGAGGGCTGATATCATTTTCCTGGTGGATGGTTCCACAAGCATAAACGAGACTGAGTTTAAAAGCATGCAGAGGTTTATGGAGTCAATGGTGAATCAATCCACAGTTGGTAAAAACCTGACTCGCTTCGGGGTCATTATCTTCTCCAACGAACCCGAATGCAATTTCACTCTGAAGCAGTACAGCTCCAAGCGAGAGGTCCGTCAAGCAATTGAAGCACTGAAGTCCCCAAATGGAGACACCTACACTGGAAAAGCCTTAAAATATTCTTTACCATTCTTTGATGCTGAACATGGTGGTCGAGCTGCTCTCCAGGTGCCTCAGATTCTCATGGTGATCACAGATGGCGACGCTACTGACCGTTATACCCTGGTCGCACCATCAGAGGCACTGCGAGACAAAGGGATCAGCGTCTTCAGTATCGGCGTTAAGGGAGCGAACATCACTCAGCTAGAGATCATGGCTGGTCATGACAAGTCCAGAGTTTTCTTTGTGGACAAATTTGAAGCCCTGGAAACTCTGTTCAACAATGTTACTGAAGTTCTCTGCAATGCCACCAAGCCAG TTTGTGAAAAAGAGAAGGCTGACCTGGTCTTCCTTGTTGACCAGTCTTCCAGCATCAGCAGGGAGGATTACACCATCATGAAGAATTTCACAATTGAGTTAGTGAACAGCTTTAAAGTCGGTGAAGATTTAGTGCGTGTGGGACTAGCCCAGTTCAGTAGCAGATTACAGGATGAGTTTTACCTCAACCAGTTCTACTCTGAACAATCAGTGACCAAGCACATCCTGGATATGCAGAAGAGTGATGGAGGAACCAACATTGGACTGGCCTTGGATTCCATCAGGGAATATTTTGAAGCATCACGGGGAAGTCGTATATCTGCCGGGATCTCCCAGAATCTGGTGCTGATCACAGATGGCGAATCACAGGATGATGTGGTAGGTGCAGCCCAACGTCTCAGGGCTCTGGGGATTGAGATCTTTGCCGTCGGCATCGGAAATGCCCATGACCAGGAGCTCGTGCAGATTACTGGCAGCCCAGAGAGGCGCTTTAATGTGAAGAACTTTGGTAGCTTGGAGACGATCAAACAAAAAGTGGTGAACACCATCTGCAAATCCAAACCCGGCGACACACCCGAGAAGG GCTGCACCATCGATATCGCCATGGGATTTGATATTTCTAGCAGAACTGGAGCTCCTGGTGGAAAGCTCGTCAGCGGCCACACCAAGCTCGAGGCTTTCTTACCAGTTATTGGCCGTTACGTTTCTTCAGTATCAGGCCTATGCTGCGTCGGCACCTCACCTATTAAGACCAAAATCGCCTTCCGAGTGGTGAGTCCTGATGGGCGCTTCCTGTACGACTCCAACTTTGATGTCCACCGTGAAGACGTGGTGAATAAAGTCATGGCTGTGAATTTGACGGAACCTACTCGTTTCAACACCGCCCTGCTGAAATCCTTTGGGGAAAAGTTCAGTGACCAGTCCAGAGCTGAAGTGAAG GTGCTGGTGATCTTCTCTGACGGACTTGATGAAGACGAGATGAAGCTGAAGCATGAATCAGAGCTGCTGCGAAAGTCTG gcaTCAGCGCTCTGCTGGTCGTGGCTCTGGAGGGAGTGCGTGACTCCGCCCAGCTGCAGATGGTCGAGTTCGGCCGAGGATTCGGCTACAACCTTCCTCTGAGCATCGGCATGCAGAGTGTGGGCAGTGCCATCCTCAAACAGATT GACACCGTGTCGGACAGGGAGTGCTGCAACGTCATGTGCAAATGTTTGGGACACGAAGGCATCCGAGGCTCTCGGGGGCCCCCGGGGTCAAAG ggTTCGTCTGGACAGAAGGGTTATCCCGGCTTCCCAGGAGAGGAGGGCGTCGCT GGCGAGCGAGGGGGTCCCGGGCCGAGCGGACCGCAGGGTATGCAGGGATGCTCTGGGCTCAGAGGACCAAAG GGCTACAGAGGCCTCCGGGGGAACAGG GGTGAAAACGGCGAGGACGGACTGGACGGAGTCAACGGAGAACAG GGACTGACGGGAAATAAAGGAGacccaggagagagaggagacccAGGAAACCCA GGTATCCCAGGTATCAGAGGAGAGGCGGGGCTAAAAGGACAGCGAGGGCTTAGAGGAGATCCG gGTGAATCAGGCGCTGACAACACAACACCAGGATCCAAAGGGGAACCCGGCAACCCGGGTTTACCG GGATCACCTGGAGAGGACGGAAATTCCGGTGAGAGCGGAGTAGTTGGAAACCTG gGCCCAGATGGAAGGAGAGGGCCGCCTGGTGAGAAG GGGGCCTCTGGTCGGCCAGGAGATGCAGGAGTCCCAGGCAGCCCCGGAGCTTCTGGTCCACAG GGTTCccgaggggtcagaggtcaacctGGGCCGAGAGGAGGCGCTGGACTTCCCGGACCCCAG GGAGGACCGGGAGTGGCTGGAGCGCCGGGATCCGTGGGGCGGCGTGGAGCTAACGGACAGAAG ggCCAACCAGGAGACCCCGGGGATAAGGGTGGTCCAGGAACCCCGGGACCCAGAGGAATGCCT GGTCAGGATGGTAGAGATGGTCATGGACCTCCGGGGCCTACAGGTGTCAAG GGAGATCCTGGTTTCCCTGGTTATCCTGGTCGAGTG GGTGAGGAAGGTGTGCAGGGACCTAAAGGATATCCAGGTCGTAAAGGGAACCGAGGACAAGGA GGGAACTCAGGCCTACCTGGAGAGTCAGGAGTGACTGGAGAGCCGGGTTACCCAGGACACAGA ggACCTCGAGGTCCCcctggaaaaagaaacatgaat GAGTGTCAGCTCGTCACCTACATCAGAGACAACTGTG CTTGTTCCATTG GTCAGTCCGAGTGCCCGGCCTACCCCACCGAGCTGGTGTTTGGTCTGGACATGTCTGAGAACGTGACCACGACCTCCTTCGAGAGGCAGCGGTCTGCCCTCCTGTCCCTGCTCGAGGACGTCGCTATCGCTGAGAGCAACTGTCCAAAAGGCGCCCGGGTCGCTGTGGTAGGATACAGCGCCTACACCAAGTACCTGATCCGTTTCCAGGACTACCACCGCAAGAAACAACTCATCGAATTAGTGAGGAACATCGCACTGGAGAGGACGTCCAACCGACGTCAGCTAGCGGCCACCATGCACTTTGTGGGTCAGAACGTCTTCAAGCGGGTGCGATCTGGAATCATGATGAGGAAGGTGGCGGTCTTCTTTTCTGATGGGCCATCACAGGACGTTACCGACATTGTTACTGCTGTGATGGAGTACCGGGCCCAGAACATCATCCCGGCGGTCATTTCTCTGAGGAACGCTCCAGCTGTTGGTCGAGCCCTGGAG GCCGACGACTCAGGACACTCCATCTTCTCCGTGCTGGGGCGGGACATGTCAGCCGACCTGAAGAAGGTCAAGAACTGTGCCATCTGTTACG ACCCGTGCAAGCGTGCAGAAGAATGCGCCTTCATCCGGGAGCCGGTGCCGCCTCAGGAGGTGGACGTGGACCTGGTCATGGTGGTGGACAGCTCCAGGGAGGTGCAGGCGGACGAGTACGCTGGCGTCCAACAGCTGCTGGGCTCTGTGGTGGAGCAGCTGGCCGTGAGCTCGCAGCCCCGCCGAGCCGGAAGGCAGGCCCGGGTGGCTGTGGTCCAGCAGAGCGGCACCCAGGCGCCCAAGGTGGAGTTCGGTCTGCAGGCCTACCAGGACCACAACACGATGAAGAGGCACCTGGTCCGGAACATGAAGCAGCAGAGCGGCTCCTCGGCTCTGGGACAGACGCTGGAGTTCACCCTAAACGAGGTGTTCCTGAAGGCCACACAGCCCCGGAGTAAGAAGGTGCTGCTCGCCGTGGTCGGCACCCAGACGATTTCCACCGACCAGGCCAAGCTGCAGTACATCTCCCAGAAGGCCAAGTGTGAGGGCGTGGCGGTGTTTGTGGTGGCGGTCGGTGATCGATACAGCCGGGCGCAGGTGGAGGCGCTCGCCAGTCTCCCTGTTCGGCAGCACCTGATCCACGTGGACAGACCCAAGGCCAACGAGCAGGGATACACCCAGCGCTTCTTCAGAGTCTTTCTCTCCGCCCTCAACA AGGGACTGATCTCGTATCATCCTCAAGCTTTGAAACTGACGTGCGATCAGCTGAATGGTCAAAGTGGAGGACAGACCGTCTTCAACGG GCAGGACCAGGAGGACTTTACTGAGGAGGCCGAGGGGACGTTTCAGGAGCAGACggggagacagacacagacggGACAGCTGGATGTCCTCGAGGCTCTGAGCAGACAGACAATCATCTCTGGAGGCAAcg ATCCCAGCATCCTGACGCCGCCGCAGCTCAACAGCTTCGCCTCCAAAG ACGCCTGTTTCCTCGGCCAGGACCCCGGCAGCTGCCAGGACTACACCATGGCGTGGTTCTTCGACACCGAGCAGAACGAATGCTCTCGCTTCTGGTTTGGCGGCTGCGGCGGCAACGAGAACCGCTTCAAGACGCAAGAGGAGTGTGAGAACCTGTGTTTGACGAAGAgttga